gcaacatgctcacaatatGACAAAGCTAACATTCTGATGTTTAGCAAGTTGAGTGTCtagcatgttcaccatctttaTTTAGAGTGTTAGCAGAGCAACATTTGCTactgaaacacaaagtacagctgaggctgatgggaatgccattagtGCTGGAGGTATTCAGTCAGAAAGTGGAGGAAAGTAATATAGGGAATGTGAATGTCTGAACTAAATTTAATGGTAATCCATtcaagacatttcagtctggaagtAGTGGATTGACCAACAGacattcacagtcacactgctTGCATAGCTAAAAATTcagtcaataaataaaatatgagcAATGCCAACAGCTTGACGACAAGGACTGCAATTGTGATTTCATACTGCTGTGCAGCATTACAAAATATTGAGCAATGACAAAGTAATATATTTCTGTCCCCTcctcatattttacattttgactGCTCTTTTAAATACTGTTAAGAGCTCTTAGAAGTCTTTTTCAGATGTAACTAAATCCCTTCTCAATGCCAGATGCAGctctattattttttttctgtatgacTTCACACTGAGTGGAACATCAGAGCACAAACTCAACAGAGTTAAATTTGGCATGCTTCGTTCTAAATGGCCCTTAGCCCCCGCAGCACAAAGTTCACATCCCAAGCTGGTCTTAGCCAGACTGGTTGACACTGAACTGCCCTTTCTCATTCTACCGGGGATTTTCAGATATGTTTACTTGGAAAGTTCATGACCCTGCAGATCAACCACAGAGTCATCATTTGTGATGAAACATACAGGAAGTTAGTGGTAAATGCATTTCTCAAAGATAAAAATTTTCACATGAAATTTGGTGAGATGACTGTTGACATAGCTTTCTCTAGATCTAAACTTAAATAAGTTAATGCCAAGAGTGAAATGAATCACCTCTGAAAGCATCACTGACCATAGCAGGGACTTCAGATGTATGAGCACAAACATATGCAAAAAGACATGACAAGAGAATGCTTCCACGTCTGGAGAGCTCAGCAGAGGTACAAGACTCTGGCAGACAGGAGATTGACATTGCTAGTTCTCCCTAGCCAGTTTGTAAAACATTTACCCTTGTGCTTATCCGACATGGCAAATATCATCCATGTTCTTTCAGTGTCAGCCAAGATCCCTCAAGCTGACAGGCTGAACTGCGGACCACAGGGACTCTCACTCATCATGAATATTACATTGGGTCTGTTTACATGCTTGCACATGGCCACCAATAAGGAAGCTTTACAAAATAGCTGCCATTGATCTTGCAGTTTTAAAAAAGTTAGGAAATTCTTGAACACTTTTACACTCAGTGGGGTCATTGGTGAAGTAGGTAGTCATTAGTCATTTATGACTAATTACCACTTCATGTATGGAGAATAGGAGGCCATGGGAAGCAACACGGGTCAACAGGCTATCAGGcataaaggaaagaaaggattTAAGCCATGCTGCCACTTGTCATATTTACACAAAACATTAGAATGTCCTGAATGTAGTGCTgggaagggggtggggggaggtgggtggtgctggtggtgtgtggtttgtgtgtgtatgtggggagagggagggtggggggtggggtggtgggtgGAGGGGTGCCACAGCTGCAGGCCAACAGTTGATCCTGTCCCGGGAAACAGGATCAGCCAGGTCAGGGCAGGGGGGGCGGGGCAAAAGGTTGTGACCCCAGGGGTTAAGGAACAGACTTCACAAAGAGGTACATCTTCAAAAGCAAAGGCCCCACTGGGGGAACCGGTATAAGGTTGGGAAAATAAACCAATCTGACCTCCTTTCTCAGAGCAGGAGTTTCCCCAGGTGTTTGCTTTAACCTCTTTATTGTTGTCTGACTTGAGGCACAGCTCTCATATATGCTCACACTCATCCAGGCTCTGCAGTAGCATTACTTCAAAgtacacatattttttttgtggtgttttaGCATTTTATGAACATAGTCTGTCGTTATGACGCTCCAAATGGGGTCATGTGACCCATAAAATGCTAATTACTTTacgtttgtgtgcgtgtttacaCAACATGTGAGGTCAAACTACGTGCTCAGAGTTCAAACACTTGTATGCGGAGAGGGTGATCAAACATCTGTGAGCATATTCATCACACCAATCACCATGACAGTACTGACAAGTGTTAGCTCGGTATGACCTCCATGTGAATAAACAAAGTGCAGACAAAGACAGTATCTCATTAACACTGAAATCTATGTGCAATTGTAGTTTTTAACAACTTGATGTGTTCCCATGTATATTAATCCTTGACCAAGCACAGAAGTTGCAGTCATTAAGTTGTTTGTCAGAGAATAAGCATCTGTAATGCCAGGAAATAGTTTCTGGAGGCCTCATAACTATGAAATGCCTGTTGTGGGACTTCCGAGTCCTTGGCCTCTATTGAGTCATTGGTGGCCTGATGTGGAGCGCTAACATCCTTTTGGCCTCATGCTGAGGTCAGGAAATCAAAGAGCCACAGTCAAACAGCCGATTGTCAAGTTTTACACCTCGACCTCAGCTTAAACTTGGGACTCCCTCCTTTATGTTTGCCGCTGCTTCAGCAATCGGAGGAAATCAAGAGGTTACTGGTGGTTCAGCCTTGATAAGAATCTTGAAATGGAGAAGTTCACGGAGGGGAAAGGTTACTGGGAGTTTAAAGAGAGTGCAGTCAGTCATGGGGAGTATTAAATAAAAGGGAAGTCAGGGCTGAGGAACTGCGCTGCGATTTCAAAAGTGCACTGCAGACAAAAAGCCGTCTGTTCACCCACTGGACTTCATATCCAAACCCAGAGTAAGGGAAGTTTAGCTTGAACTCATCTTCACCTTTAGGAAGTCTCACGCTACGGCTGTTTTTCTCAAGTCAAGCAAATTATCCCAAAATGAACAACTGTCTGGACTGAACACAAGAATTAAGGTTTTGTATTGACTGTACAAAGAGATCTATTTTGGGTTCTAAATAAAACGTACATGTTCCATTTTTTAAGGTACATCCTTGAGTATTCAGTGTACATCTGGTGACCTCCATGTCTCCTCCTTTCAGTGTCTTTCCTGCCTTTGTTAAGACTCAGCACTGTTGTGAACAGCAGCCAACTCAGAAGCAGAAGTTTTAGGGCAAATACAGGACATCCTCTCACTCTACTCCAATGGACCAGAGTCTTTGATTACACAAAGTGCAGTCTGGCTTtgatgtccttttttttttttttttttttttttttaacaataataatcttTGTGAGGTAAGTCAGATATTGGGATGTTTGGTGGCACATGTCCTGCAATAGTGACCACTCACATGATTTAAACCTCGGCTGCACATGGTTGTCGAACAAGTGAACAATTAAACACATGGTTGTTTAAAATCATTTCAAGAAATACCAATGTGGTTTATGAATCACCTGAAAGACGGGGGTTCCCCCCAGATAACATACTGGCACACATCTCCAACGTatgcagaagaaaaacacacttctgAGTGACAAActagaagaagaggaacacATTCATGCTAGGTCATGCATTTTAGTACTTTATTTCTGAGATATCAGTGCAAATGAacaccaaaaatgaaaacataaaaaatgaaataatgtttcaggttttcacatgaaaaaatgaaacacctttttttatatttgctgCTACAAATGTATTTCTTAGATGCACAATGCAGATCTATGATTGTACGTCAATCCCCCACTATAGCCCCAAGCTCTTTCACAGAGCTTTGTTAACCAGTAACAGAAaggaaaatcacaaaaatattcaatgcacgtttatttttccacacattttaaTCAACTTGCTCAACAGTCTGCGGTTATTTAGGGACTGTTCATATTCTAAACGATCCTCTCTctgtgataaaaaaaagaccTATTTTAAGACTTGACATTTTCCCCCATCACCAGTAGGGATACACAGGTAGTTCCCATGCGTCTGCATGCAACAGGCAGCAGTGAGGAGAGTCAGACATTATTACACAACACAGCGCAGGATAGATTATCATTTACCACATAGAGACACATGCAAAGaacaaaccaaccaaaaaaAGATGGGCATAGCATCCTCTGCCTTTGTATGTACACTTGTACGCATATAATTCATATTTACATATCAGGGCATTAAAAACTAGGGTAATATCTTTTcttaaacattacaaaataGTCATCTTTCATACTGAAAGTACTATGTACACAAATATATTTAACCAttgtgaaaatgtattaatCGAAGAGACGTACTTCATCAGTATATGTATTAAAAAGATCACAAGACTAAATGGATAAAGCAGTGTGTGAAACTAACTGAAAAGAATACAGTACAATCAAAATAAGGAGCTAGATACCAGATATCCCTCAAGACACCAACATGTCTTGGTGATTATTGGGGGGCAGGTACACATATCCAGCTGCTTTGAAAACAAAGATGTACCTGTGGTTTTCTCTTAATTATCATGCAattcttttgacattttatgagTTGAGATTgccacaaaaaataaaaggtgttCATAAATCACAACAGttaagaaatgatgaaaaaaatccacaaactGTCAAATTCTCAACAGATAAcaatactgacatttttttattaCATGCCATTAAATTATTCTGAAAAGGACACCGAGGACTCAGCTTCGATAGTGCAAACTCTGGGTGCTCCTttatatgaaatgaaaagaaaaagccatGTGCTTCACATGTGAGCATTTGTGTGCATTAAGAAAAGCAGTGTGGGTTTACCCAGGATGGTAGGGAACGTTTCTCAGACGCTGCAGCCTTTTAACTGTTGCTCTAGAAACCTGTTTACATACAGTTGCTCAACTGTAAGCACCACACACGCTCTGTTGATCCATCTGCTCAAAACTGCACAAACTGCAAACACGTCACCCTGAGCTTGCACTGTCGGATATTGCCCTTAAAAGTTCAATTCAAATAAAAGCGTAATTCAATGAGTTGTGACCATTCAAACCCCCATTGATATTTTCTTACTCCACTGGTAATCATACTACACCATGAATCTTGAGGAAAAGCAAGACAAAGCATTCATCATGGTAGGATCCTCACTGAAGCTATTGCAGTGTGAATATTGTTTTCAAGGTCCTCCTTTGAATGAATTCATCATGTACATGGTTGTAATAGACCACTGTGTCTGCCCTAGACTGACTTTATTTGGAATCTTATCTAAAATTGATGGGACTTTGTCTATCTGAAAATGTTCTgatggagaaaataaatgtcCACTGAACTGAGCGCTAACATTTTTGGAGTCATCAATAATAAATATTGCCTGAAATGTTCTTTCTAAATGTTTTATGGCAGGCAACAAAGAGGACATGGAATAGTGATATGTGTACAATTTAGATGCAAATAATAAGTGTAAACCAAGACTAAATTGTAAAGGACTTCATAATTGACTAAATCAAATATGTAATGCATAATAATAACTGACGGGAAAGGTCAAATTTGTGACAGTTGTGTAGTTTTGGTTGAAtccatttgacattttgctAAGATATGCCTGTTTTGTACCATTCCATGACCTCATTATTTAAAATTGAGAAACCAATGCAAGTGTGCATTTGAATTTGAACTTGCTCTATTCCCctaaaaaaagtttttttcattctttgttATTTGTCACATCAAACCAATTTGGCAAGtcattaaaaaaggaaaaagaaaagagtcaaTGAATTCAAttccattttgtatttttttgtagtTGATACAACTTCTATTCAGATGATTGGCTCAGCCGCTGGCTCTCATGGCTGTGCTTGCCGTTGTGGGTCGGTGATTGTGGGGTGGAGCTCAGACTGTGTTCATAGGCATGCATGTCACTGATTGGCTCTTCTTTAACTCTGATCACAGACTGGGTTCCCTCTGCCTGATCCCTCACCTCCTTCCTCAGCTGAATGCTGCCCTTCTGCAACATGTAATACAGGATGGGGTTGGAACGTGAGAGTCGTGGAGAGTCCAGGTTTGAGTCACagccatcctcctcctcattctcctgACTACTCCATCGCACAGGGCTCTCAGGCTCCTGTTTGACTAGAGTAGGAGGGTCCCGTTTTTGAGTGACTGGCCATGGAGCTGGGTGGCGGCTCCAGGGGGTGCAGATAGGGCTGTCACCTGCAGGAGGGGTGGGCAGTGGTCTGAGATTACTCGGAAGCCCTGAGTTGAGGGAACCATGGGGGTGCCAGCTGGGCAGGTGGAGGAAGCTGTGATTATGGGATGGCTGAGTGAGAATGCTGCCATTGGCCTTGCCATTGGCTTGCAGGACGGAAGGACTGGGTGTTCCCCGGGGCTGCTGGGACAGCTCCTTCAGGCAGTTGTCAGAGAGTAGCAGCTGTTTGAGAACATTGAAGCCTCGACTCTCTCTGGTGACTGTTTCACTGGGTGGGCTCCTGGGTGGAGCCTCCTCTTCCTTTAGACTGCTCTGCCGGTCAGGCTCTTCCTGAACAGCAGTAGAGGCAAAAATGTTTGTGTCGCCACTGTCCACTGCTCTGGGAGAACTCATATGATTCAAACTCTCAGTCCGATCAGAGCAAAGGCGTCTCTTCTTGGGACTGGGGCTTGGGTACTCCCTTTGTTCCTCTTTAACCTGTCTGGGCTGTGACTCTGCCTGCATAGCAGCCCTGGTATAGTAGGTAGCAGTCTGTTGTTTCAGCAACTGGCTAAGGAGGCCATATTTTGCTATGACCTCTGCAGGCCGTGGTTCTGTTTTAAAGTCCTGCTGAGAATCTGAGAGGGGGCTCGTCTTCTCATAGCCACTAGGCCTCTTTCTGCCACTGGCGTCCTCAGACATGGCTGAGGACAGACCAAATTCCTCTGTGATCTCCGTTTTGACCTTTATGTCCAAAGGAGGTCCATTGGAGCTGTCACAGACGATAGAAGCACCAGGGCTATTCTCATAGCACACTCCTGCTACCTCCACACTCCTTGTGCCACTGCCACTGGGCCTATCTCTGCGGCTGACTGTAGCACTAGCCGAGCCTGTTCCTagaaggagctgcagcacagtgcgCCTCTCTAAAAGGTTCTCAATCTGTGATGAAGGAGGGGAAGCTTCCTTCTGGCTGAAAGGTGTTCCACTGCCCGAGGGTCTGTCAGACAGAGGAGTGGTGGTGGTCCTATGGATTGGAGCATTGAGCCTTTCCAATAGGGCAAGGGGCCTGCTGGCTTCAAGCTCCTGAGCCACCCCTTTGCTGGAGGGGATGGGTGGGGAGGACGAAGCTGTGCCACACTGAGCCAGATTCTGTAACAGTTTACTGGCACTGAAGGCAGGCTCTGAAGCCTTCTCAGCAGGGAAGGCCTTAGACTTACACAAATCCAGTGGGCTGGACTGGACATGGGGGGAAGGGTAAGAGTATGGGGACAGTGCGCTACTAGGGTCACGACTAAGAGAGTATGTGGGCTGGGCTGGGGCTACAGGTCTATCTAAGGGGCTTTTTGTTCTGGTCTCCTCCCAGGGCACCAGTCCCTTTGTTTGGCCTCGAGACATGGTGGCCATAGTTATATCAAGTGGCAAATCTGGGTTACCTACACTTTTATTAACCATCTCATTATTTCTGCGCTCAAGAAGAAGCTGCATAAGTGTAACCTTAGGGTGGGATTTTAGGTCTGGGCTCATTTCATGCTCCCTGTTCTTGGACACCTTTGATCCTGATGGCTCTGGCTTCCACTTGTTTATTAAAGATTCTGTTAATTTGTCCAGGGAGGATGTGGAGATAGAGGATGAGGACgatgaacaaacagcagtggaaacagaggagacaacagTAGAGGCTGATGAAAAGGTTGTTGTGGAGGGTTGAGCAGAAGCTTGAGGAGAGAATGCAACTGGGGTGGAGGAAAACACTGGGGTGGAAGAAGAGAGGGTAGAGGTGgatgaggagaaggaagagaaagtgGAAGGGGGGGTGGTAGTTTTGGGCCCTGTGTCTTGTGTATTGGGCCGGCTTCTCATGGACAGGTCAATGGGGGAGCAACTCGAGTAGGAACtctctgcatcactgctgtCCTTGGTCAGGCTCCTCTCCTGGGTAGAACACTCACTGTCCGATGTAACTGACGAGGAGCCGCTGGGTGGCAGAATGCCACAGCTGTCCTCCAGGTGTCCATTCTTGGTCAGCTGCTTctggttgttgtggttgttgagtagcagcagcagcaagctgCTGCATGTCTGGGGGGGGCGGGTTGGACGTGAGTCAAAGCCTCGCTTCTCCCTAGGTGGTTGGCTGTGAGTGTGGTTTGGAGGATGTGGGGGAGTGGGTGGGGAGCTTTGGCTATGGCCACGCAGCAAAGAGGGGCTCTGTGGACTGGACAGGGCCGTTCGAGggagtgttgttgttgtagttgttgttgtcattCCATTTTGGGTTGTTAAGGAGCTTAGTGTGTCTGGGGCTCCAGGCGGACTCCCTCCCACACTAGGTGGCCTTTTGTCCTGGCTATGCTGCTGGTTTGCCATGGCAGCTAGCCTCTCACTGGCAGATCTTCCTGAAAGCTGGGCTTTGAGCGCATGCTCTCTGGAGTACTGCTGAAGATGGGCTTCACTGGACAGCAGCAGGGCCAGTTGACTGCAGGCCACACTGGGTTTGGGTGAAGGTGCTGGACTAGAACGGATTTTCACCATGTTGGCCACAGCCTTCAGACGCTCTGCACAGGACACTGATTCAGCAGTTGttggagcagagggaggtgtGGCGCTGTGTGCTGACCGAGGAGATTCTGGAGGTCTGTCCTGACTGTGTCCCCGACGACTGTAAGGTGTGTTGCTGTGATTCTGAAGTTTGCTCTTCCGCATGAGGCCCTTCAAGCGGCTTGAGGCTGTCCCATACACAGGAAGTGGCTCTTTGTCTGCAGGGGGTGCCTTGGAGGGAGAGGAACACTCACTGGGGGGTTTATTTGAGTGCTGAGACAGTGCCACACTCTGAAGCCTGGAGCTGAATGACTGAAGCAGGGAAGCCAAAAGGGTGCTCTCCCCTGCATGAGGAGATCCCTCTACTGCTCCATTTTGTAGGCCTCCCCCTTGGCCATTCAGCTCCATTGGGGGTGAACTCATCCGCTGGTTCCCTGGATCATTCCAGGCTCCAGAGCGAAGTAAGCGGGCCTTCTTCAGGTGCTGTGAAGAACCTAGTGTGGGCCCGTTGGTTCCAGCCTTGGGAGCTGTGGGGCCATGGTTGGGCAGTTGGAAGGGCCCGCCCACCTTGTCACCCTGCTCCTGGTTGCTGTGGGCAGCCTCAGACCTTCCGCTTGCCGTGGCCCCAGGCCCGGCTACCACTGGATGCATCAGTAAACCTTCCAGATAAGTTAGAACAGCTGAATCCTTGTGTGTCTCAGGGCCAGGCTCCTCCCCATGAGTCATGTTCAATACTAGGATCCCCTCGTATGGTTCAGCACTGCTACTGGGAAACAAATGTCCACTAGGTCATCTGGTTGACAGTGGCATGCAGTTCCTAAATACCAAAAAGAGGGCAGGGAATTGGACAGAGTGAGTCTGCAGGGATCTGAAGGATGCACTGCCTGGATGTGATCCCTCTCTGTATTGGGCACAGTCAGCACTGTGGTGAAACAGCAACCATGGTTGGAGGCAATCTGGGGCAGGTGGGCCTCCCAGGCATTGTTATGTGCCTTTAAACACTGTAGGATCCCAGAAGGCCCAGCTCCAGCCTTATGTGAGTAGCGAGCAACGAGTCAGCGGGATTTCACCACAAAGATGTTGACACATTCCGTGGCTGTGGATGTTTGGATGTCTGTCCTAAGGCCTGGATGTGGTTCTGTCAGTGGCGCCTTTCAGCTTTGCAGATCTCACATGGGGGACCTATggcagtgagtgagagagaaaagagggaagagtGGAGAAAGAGATGGTTGggtggagaaaaagaggagaaaaaggagaaattgTGTGAGAAGCAGGGATTTGCAGAGCACTATATCACATTCATTTCACCACCTCATCTGCCATCTCTGTTACTTAGCAACATTTCAGATTGACTGCACACggctccttctcctctctgcactctCCCCTTGCAGCCACTGAACAGACGACAAATGTAGATTAGGCCTGATTGGATCCAAATTGAAAATTCAAGCCCACTACCTTGAAAACATTCAGGTCTTGAGCTGCAAGCCCCTCACAGCGATGTCTTTCAAAAGTGAAGGGGCTTGTGAGAGCTGTGAATAATTTCTTATGCAGCCTGTCATTTCAGTGGATTAtccccccccgacacacacctCCTGTTCCTTATGCACTTGAGCAGCATCTCACACTACACAACCCTCAGTCTACCTAAAGCGGGAGCCACCCACCCACATGCATACAAGTTAGCATTTAAGCATTCATGCCAAGGCACAAGCATGAAAATGGGCATGAAGACATACATATGCGCATGCAtactctcacacatacacagagttaAGTGAAAACCATTCTGGAGGCTACTCAGTCTCTTTATTAGCACCTGGCCAGCTGTTATTCCTTCATAAAGCATAGCTCTATTGACCATgaattgtttttaaatcagaAGACAAGAGCAAAGCATTAACTTGCTTGATGTGATGTGAGTTGTGTTTATGGGTACAGTACAAAGGCATTGGAGAACCACAGCAAGGATATAGCTAACAGACAAGCTATTCTTGAGTgtcaagtgtgtttttgtgtgtgtgtatattgcGGGTTGGGGGTGGTTTAAGGATCAGGTGCACCTGTCACACCACACCACTGTCAGGAGGGCAGAACTGGTGACACTGAGGTGAGCATTGTGCCAGTTGCCATGACAGTGTCAGTGGTGCTGCCCTGGGAGACCTCTGCTCTGAACCCTGTCAGCGTGGTTTCCGTGGATACAGGACACCTCCGACAGTCCTGGCCGCATCCCATAAAGGTTAATTAATACAGAGTTTCCACCTCGCCTCAGCTGCTGTGCGTGTCCTTTCCCGATGCCGTCCTCACCTTTGGTGTCCGCTGAGTGGACCAACATAGCAGGTCATACAACAGGACAGCAGCCCTTGATTATGACGAAAGGCCATGGCAACCCACACAGCCACCAGTCTAAATACTTCACAGAGAGCAGTAGCAAGGGCCAAAAACAACAAGGCAGCAGGCTTCTAATCAGGCTGAAATCCATCCCTGTGGCCAAGGTCCACAGGTTGTCATGACAGTAAGACCAACAAGGTGGCACTTTTAATGCCACCTTGAAATGAGCTGGGATTAGAAGCTGGATTTAAGTTGGTCAG
Above is a window of Chaetodon auriga isolate fChaAug3 chromosome 15, fChaAug3.hap1, whole genome shotgun sequence DNA encoding:
- the nrip1b gene encoding nuclear receptor-interacting protein 1 — translated: MTHGEEPGPETHKDSAVLTYLEGLLMHPVVAGPGATASGRSEAAHSNQEQGDKVGGPFQLPNHGPTAPKAGTNGPTLGSSQHLKKARLLRSGAWNDPGNQRMSSPPMELNGQGGGLQNGAVEGSPHAGESTLLASLLQSFSSRLQSVALSQHSNKPPSECSSPSKAPPADKEPLPVYGTASSRLKGLMRKSKLQNHSNTPYSRRGHSQDRPPESPRSAHSATPPSAPTTAESVSCAERLKAVANMVKIRSSPAPSPKPSVACSQLALLLSSEAHLQQYSREHALKAQLSGRSASERLAAMANQQHSQDKRPPSVGGSPPGAPDTLSSLTTQNGMTTTTTTTTLPRTALSSPQSPSLLRGHSQSSPPTPPHPPNHTHSQPPREKRGFDSRPTRPPQTCSSLLLLLLNNHNNQKQLTKNGHLEDSCGILPPSGSSSVTSDSECSTQERSLTKDSSDAESSYSSCSPIDLSMRSRPNTQDTGPKTTTPPSTFSSFSSSTSTLSSSTPVFSSTPVAFSPQASAQPSTTTFSSASTVVSSVSTAVCSSSSSSISTSSLDKLTESLINKWKPEPSGSKVSKNREHEMSPDLKSHPKVTLMQLLLERRNNEMVNKSVGNPDLPLDITMATMSRGQTKGLVPWEETRTKSPLDRPVAPAQPTYSLSRDPSSALSPYSYPSPHVQSSPLDLCKSKAFPAEKASEPAFSASKLLQNLAQCGTASSSPPIPSSKGVAQELEASRPLALLERLNAPIHRTTTTPLSDRPSGSGTPFSQKEASPPSSQIENLLERRTVLQLLLGTGSASATVSRRDRPSGSGTRSVEVAGVCYENSPGASIVCDSSNGPPLDIKVKTEITEEFGLSSAMSEDASGRKRPSGYEKTSPLSDSQQDFKTEPRPAEVIAKYGLLSQLLKQQTATYYTRAAMQAESQPRQVKEEQREYPSPSPKKRRLCSDRTESLNHMSSPRAVDSGDTNIFASTAVQEEPDRQSSLKEEEAPPRSPPSETVTRESRGFNVLKQLLLSDNCLKELSQQPRGTPSPSVLQANGKANGSILTQPSHNHSFLHLPSWHPHGSLNSGLPSNLRPLPTPPAGDSPICTPWSRHPAPWPVTQKRDPPTLVKQEPESPVRWSSQENEEEDGCDSNLDSPRLSRSNPILYYMLQKGSIQLRKEVRDQAEGTQSVIRVKEEPISDMHAYEHSLSSTPQSPTHNGKHSHESQRLSQSSE